One part of the Anaeromyxobacter sp. Fw109-5 genome encodes these proteins:
- a CDS encoding flavohemoglobin expression-modulating QEGLA motif protein, which yields MPREYLRRLSDQIVHAQRPIRVLRAINWGPHVHERFFKHEAKELPRPEYPPLGFDPADKVKELREIRRQIRGRNAVEELLRKKCDEFVAITRMLAARGTKRFYEISRRVYGDPRDRFPDHNVDNLAIARLWASRPRARDEEKVHSAEEAARRIEELCNPLLGGDVKVVVTTRLTANAAAGATRITLRKGARFSERQVRALAHHEGLWHVLTSMNGFRQPVLTVLGVGLPRHTESQEGGGIVTEFLTGHITDERYIELGERTIAIDMAARGADFLEVYRYLLARFPPEKAALMSERVFRGGLVEGGAPFTKDAAYQRGYCRTFNFIRSALDQRDVELVRAFLAGKMSVDDAELVRDLVEEGLCVGPVYLPEWFIDIDRLNALATHSVTMNRFSLPSVSRYYAARRRGARPAGEVAGAHREDSEERAGPMGADEGDLGE from the coding sequence GTGCCGCGCGAGTACCTCCGCCGCCTGAGCGATCAGATCGTCCACGCCCAGCGCCCCATCCGCGTGCTCCGCGCGATCAACTGGGGCCCGCACGTGCACGAGCGGTTCTTCAAGCACGAGGCGAAGGAGCTGCCTCGCCCCGAGTACCCGCCCCTCGGGTTCGACCCGGCCGACAAGGTGAAGGAGCTCCGCGAGATCCGGCGGCAGATCCGTGGCAGGAACGCCGTCGAGGAGCTGCTGCGGAAGAAGTGCGACGAGTTCGTGGCGATCACGCGGATGCTGGCCGCGCGCGGGACGAAGCGCTTCTACGAGATCTCGCGCCGCGTCTACGGCGATCCGCGCGATCGCTTCCCCGACCACAACGTCGACAACCTCGCCATCGCGCGGCTGTGGGCCTCCCGGCCGCGCGCCCGCGACGAGGAGAAGGTCCACTCGGCGGAGGAGGCGGCGCGGCGGATCGAGGAGCTCTGCAACCCGCTCCTGGGCGGGGACGTGAAGGTGGTGGTGACGACGCGCCTCACCGCCAACGCCGCGGCGGGCGCGACGCGCATCACCCTGCGGAAGGGCGCGCGGTTCTCGGAGCGGCAGGTGCGCGCGCTCGCCCACCACGAGGGGCTCTGGCACGTGCTCACCTCCATGAACGGCTTCCGCCAGCCGGTGCTGACGGTGCTCGGGGTCGGCCTCCCCAGGCACACCGAGTCGCAGGAGGGCGGCGGGATCGTCACCGAGTTCCTCACCGGCCACATCACGGACGAGCGGTACATCGAGCTCGGCGAGCGGACCATCGCCATCGACATGGCGGCGCGCGGAGCCGACTTCCTCGAGGTGTACCGCTACCTCCTCGCGCGCTTCCCGCCGGAGAAGGCGGCGCTCATGAGCGAACGCGTGTTCCGCGGCGGGCTCGTGGAGGGGGGCGCGCCGTTCACGAAGGACGCCGCCTACCAGCGCGGCTACTGCCGGACGTTCAACTTCATCCGCTCGGCGCTCGATCAGCGCGACGTGGAGCTCGTGCGGGCCTTCCTGGCGGGGAAGATGAGCGTGGACGACGCCGAGCTGGTGCGCGACCTGGTGGAGGAAGGGCTGTGCGTCGGGCCGGTGTACCTGCCCGAGTGGTTCATCGACATCGACCGGCTGAACGCGCTCGCCACCCACAGCGTGACGATGAACCGGTTCAGCCTGCCGAGCGTCTCGCGCTACTACGCGGCGCGCCGGAGGGGGGCGCGGCCGGCGGGGGAGGTCGCCGGAGCGCACCGCGAGGACAGCGAGGAGCGGGCCGGGCCGATGGGGGCCGACGAAGGCGACCTCGGGGAGTAG